Below is a genomic region from Sinobacterium norvegicum.
GCAAAGACTTTTGCCGTAGCATCAACGGTGTTGTTAGATTTCGTTCGATCGATTGCAATTCCCCCCAGCCAACGAGCAAGACCGCCGGTAGGAAAGTTAAACAACGATGATTTACCCATCCAATGAACGTCCATTTTCAGGATCAGGGCAGAACCCAGCATCAGCGGGAAATCGTAATTACTGGTGTGCGGAGCCGCAATAAGCACATATTTTTTGTGGGTGGGCGCCTCACCGACAACCTTCCAGCCTCGCAAACGCATAAAGAAATGCGCAATGTAATAGCACACAGTAGTAATCACCGGCGTACGGAATACGGTTCTTTTCACAACAACTAACCCCAAAAAAAATCATTCAACTAAATAGACCACAAAACCGAATTATTATACCCGCAAAACAACTATAACGCTGCAATATTACCAACTGTTCGAATTCAATACAGCCCAGCAGCAGCGGGCATCGCATGACTGAAAGCATACAGCGACGGCCAAGCCAGCACTATTCCCTAGCTAAATCACTACAATGTCATTATATTAACTGACTGCTTTTCATCATAAATAAACAATAACTATAATAATGTCAGTATATAGCCAACGTTTACATTCACTACTACTGCTGTTCACCGTGGCAGTGTCGATCGCTTTTTTTCACACCGCAGATGCCGCCGCTTTCAATGCCAGCTATCTCATCGACCCCTCAGGTCAGCTCACTATTGAGCAGGCTGTCGAACAAAAAAATTACACCCCGCTCGAAGGTTCAGCGCTGCATGCGGGCTATAGCCCATATAGCTACTGGTTAAAAATCTCCCCCGACGAGCAACACAGCTTCGAGCAACATTTTCTCGTTATCGACTATGCGCCACTCAATAACGTACAAATATTCAGGCCGAACAGTAAAGGCAACTACGAGGCGGAACAAGTAGGCAATAGTGTTGCGAAAAACACCCTGACCCCCGTGACGAATTTTATTGTTGCCCCGCTCAACCCTTATATTAGCCCAGACCAACCACTCTACCTGCGGGTAGCCTCGAGCAGCTCCATCGATGTCCCCCTGAATATTGTCAACTGGTCTCAACTGATAGAGCAACAGAACACCAATAAACTGATCTACGGTATCTACTTTGGCCTGCTACTGGTCATGATGTGCTACAACCTGTTCATTTATTTTTCGATCAAAGACACCAGCTACCTACTTTATGTGCTGTACATCGCCAGTTTTACCCTGATGCAGGCCTCTATTACTGGCTACGCCTTCCAGTATCTCTGGCCTAACCATCCAGCGCTGAACAATGTTGCAACGCCAATGCTGGTCTCACTCAGTTGCTTGTTTGCCGCCCTGTTTAGCCGCAGCTTCCTAAAGACCCGGCATGTGGTCCCAATCGCCGATAAGCTGATGCTTGCCATCGCAGCGCTCAGCTTATTATTGGCCGCCGCCAGCTTTTTCATCCCCTATCACCTCAGCACACCGCTGGGCATTGTGCTGATATTAGCCTTTACCTTAATCGCTATTGCCTCTGGCATTGCCTGCTACCGCAAGAAGGTGGCTATTGCCCTGTTTTTCCTCATCGGCTGGTGCTGCATCTTATTAGGCGCCTCGGTGGTTGGCCTCACCGCCGTCGGCATACTGCCCGGCAATTGGCTAACTCATTCGGCCAGCCAAATAGGCTCGGCCATCGAGGTTTTCTCGCTATCCCTTGCCCTGGCTCACCGTCTCAACCAATTGCAGCGGGAAAAAGAAGAGCTTGAGCGCAATGCCACGCTGAAACAAAAAGCCATCAACAAGGAGCTCGCCGACACCTTAAAGCAGTTAGAAATAAGCAATAAAACAAAGGATAATTTTCTGTCTACCATCAGCCATGAGCTTCGTACGCCGATTACCGGCATTGCCGGCTCTCTCGCCATGATTCAGCGTGAAGGGCTAAGCACACAGGCCAGCCAGTATCTCGAATCAGCGTCTGTCAGCACCGGAAAAATCAAACATCACATCGACACGCTGCTCAACTTCAGCGACATTCAAGCCGGTCATGTACAAGCCCACAACCAACATTTTAATTTACCACAACAC
It encodes:
- a CDS encoding lysophospholipid acyltransferase family protein, with product MKRTVFRTPVITTVCYYIAHFFMRLRGWKVVGEAPTHKKYVLIAAPHTSNYDFPLMLGSALILKMDVHWMGKSSLFNFPTGGLARWLGGIAIDRTKSNNTVDATAKVFAQAEELIVVIPPEGTRAAVTEWKTGFYHIAHQAKVPIVMGYVDTATKTSGFGHSFIPTGDIDKDMVEIRAFYQDKHGFD
- a CDS encoding hybrid sensor histidine kinase/response regulator yields the protein MSVYSQRLHSLLLLFTVAVSIAFFHTADAAAFNASYLIDPSGQLTIEQAVEQKNYTPLEGSALHAGYSPYSYWLKISPDEQHSFEQHFLVIDYAPLNNVQIFRPNSKGNYEAEQVGNSVAKNTLTPVTNFIVAPLNPYISPDQPLYLRVASSSSIDVPLNIVNWSQLIEQQNTNKLIYGIYFGLLLVMMCYNLFIYFSIKDTSYLLYVLYIASFTLMQASITGYAFQYLWPNHPALNNVATPMLVSLSCLFAALFSRSFLKTRHVVPIADKLMLAIAALSLLLAAASFFIPYHLSTPLGIVLILAFTLIAIASGIACYRKKVAIALFFLIGWCCILLGASVVGLTAVGILPGNWLTHSASQIGSAIEVFSLSLALAHRLNQLQREKEELERNATLKQKAINKELADTLKQLEISNKTKDNFLSTISHELRTPITGIAGSLAMIQREGLSTQASQYLESASVSTGKIKHHIDTLLNFSDIQAGHVQAHNQHFNLPQHLERLSKLYQLNAKAKGLTFQFEAMPTLPSWVVGDIAKIEIILQHLLDNAIKFSHKGNIKLQVTAAQNSQRIDFEISDGGCGISAEQAQTIFNPFIQSEAGFSRSYQGLGIGLTTSHQLAHLLEGELRYHSLQPSGSCFTLSLPLPRANFIDNQPQPTLAILVAEDNPVNLMIIKAQLQQLGHQVDSADNGQQAVNMAKVNAYDIIFMDCQMPVVDGYQATQVIKQSPLNAATPIIAVTANTMTRDIERCLAAGMEDILAKPIIFDQLPGKLQQWLSKSSRPQSEAV